The Bosea sp. AS-1 region TGGAGCACGGCACTGTCGTTCTCTGGGAGAAGCTAGACCGTATCGTGACCGACGGGTTCGCCGCGAGCGACATGATCGAACTCGCCGATCGTGTAGAGGCACATCTTGCGATGACCTTTCATCGTCTCTTGGGCGGTCAGCAGCCCGAACTTCAACTCCATCTCAACAGCAGAGCGGTGAAACCGTGGGATCCTTACCTGACGGGACATCCTGGGAAAGCGCTCGAAAGCCCCGAGTATCGCATCCTCCACACGACGGGTGTGACGGTTCAATGCCATGTCCTTCCGCATCGCGACATGCTCAAGACCGCCGAACAGGAAGCCGCCGCCGGGCCTGGAGGGTGGACACAGCAGGAGGGCTTCTACGTCTACCGCAACAGGCGCCTTCTCCTCGCAGGGGGCTGGCTGGGCCTCGGCGATGGGGGGAGGCCGTGGCCGCGCGATGAAGCTCACAGGCTCGCTCGCATCAGGCTTGACATACCGAACAGCGCGGACGCCGATTGGAAGATTAATGTCCTGAAGTCGACCGCCAGTCCGCCAGTCCGACTGCGAGCCCAGCTTCATCGTCTAGCATCGGAAACCCGCGACACCGCGAGACGAGTTTTTGCCCATCGAGGTCACATCACGCCGGTTTCGGGTACACGTTCGAACGCCGTTGCAGAGGCTTGGCAGGCGCGGCGCTCGGCGCAGGGGACATCCTACCGGATTGCCCGTGACCATGACCTCGTAGCCTCGATCCTGAACCGCGCCGGTTCGCTAAAGCCCGACATCCTTGCTCTACTCAGGCTCATCGAGGAGACCGTTCCTGTTCAGCGCATCTGGCTGGACACCGCGGAAGACAAGGAGACGCCTAGGACGGGGTTCGCGGGAGCACCCGACAACGAAGTATTGGAGACGTTGTCCTCGATTTTCGAAGCGCTTGTGACGTTTCGCGGCCTCAGCCCGACCGAGGCGCGCGAACGGCTCAGTCGTACGCCCCCGTTCGACCAGCACCTCAATCTGATTGAGGCTCTTGAAGCGAAAGATTCGCAATGACGATTTCGAGCCAGAAGGCTTTCGATTCAATCCTTTCCATGTCGCAGAACATGCTCCGACTTGCTGCGGACCGCGCCAAGAGCTCCGTCACTCCGGATATGATCGGAAAGGAGCTGAACAAGCTCGCCATCATGATGGAGGAAGACTTCGCTCTCGTCGATCGGGACGCGCTCGTTGACGAGCTGATCCGCCGATCAAGCCGCACAGTGGGCGAGAATGCCACCCTCTCGAGCAGCGAAGACCACGTCGCTTGGCTCGCCGCGGAACGGAAAAAGGGGTGGACGTACTGGCAGCGCTATTCTGAGTATATGGAGGCGCGCATCCCGTGGACTGCGCAAGACGCCCTCGATGTGGCCACCGATGAAGTCCTCTCGCAGCTTGAGGATCCGACCCGGGAAGGCGCTTGGGACCGTCGCGGTCTCGTTGTAGGCCACGTGCAATCGGGAAAGACCGGCAACTACACCGGACTCATCT contains the following coding sequences:
- a CDS encoding ATP-binding protein → MGVRNAPPHAGSMLESLRGLGYAPATALADLVDNSIAANSRSVAIHLEWAASESWVRITDDGDGMDDSALEVGMRLGARDPRAERAARDLGRFGLGLKTASFSQARRLTVASRQNGGPIVCLRWDLDLIGQESGAEWPLFEGPAPGSEHLLAQLDQMEHGTVVLWEKLDRIVTDGFAASDMIELADRVEAHLAMTFHRLLGGQQPELQLHLNSRAVKPWDPYLTGHPGKALESPEYRILHTTGVTVQCHVLPHRDMLKTAEQEAAAGPGGWTQQEGFYVYRNRRLLLAGGWLGLGDGGRPWPRDEAHRLARIRLDIPNSADADWKINVLKSTASPPVRLRAQLHRLASETRDTARRVFAHRGHITPVSGTRSNAVAEAWQARRSAQGTSYRIARDHDLVASILNRAGSLKPDILALLRLIEETVPVQRIWLDTAEDKETPRTGFAGAPDNEVLETLSSIFEALVTFRGLSPTEARERLSRTPPFDQHLNLIEALEAKDSQ